A genomic segment from Pediococcus acidilactici encodes:
- a CDS encoding rRNA pseudouridine synthase, translated as MAEERLQKVMAEAGVASRRKSEKLIAEGHVKVNGQVIKELGTKVDQHARIEVDGVPIQREQNVYFLLNKPRGVITSVSDDKNRKTVMDFFPDVTERIYPVGRLDYDTSGAVLMTNDGELANRLMHPKFKFEKTYTAKVKGLINGTALKRLEEGIVIDHRKTAKAKAKVISTDLEKKTSIVQLTIHEGRNHQVKKMFMAVGHPVQKLHRNSYSFLSIDDVQSGKWRALKLSEVKRLKRQTDK; from the coding sequence ATGGCAGAAGAAAGATTACAGAAAGTAATGGCCGAGGCTGGAGTGGCTTCGCGGCGAAAATCCGAAAAACTAATTGCCGAAGGGCATGTAAAAGTTAATGGGCAAGTGATTAAGGAATTAGGAACTAAGGTAGACCAACATGCCCGGATCGAAGTTGATGGGGTGCCTATCCAACGCGAGCAAAACGTCTATTTCCTATTAAATAAACCGCGGGGAGTGATCACGTCGGTTAGTGACGATAAAAACCGGAAAACGGTTATGGACTTTTTCCCAGACGTTACCGAACGTATTTACCCAGTCGGAAGGCTGGACTACGATACTTCTGGTGCAGTCTTGATGACCAACGATGGAGAATTGGCTAACCGATTGATGCATCCTAAGTTTAAATTTGAAAAGACGTACACCGCTAAGGTCAAGGGCCTAATTAATGGAACGGCACTGAAACGGTTAGAAGAAGGGATCGTAATTGACCACCGGAAAACCGCTAAAGCCAAGGCTAAGGTGATTAGTACTGACCTAGAAAAAAAGACTTCGATTGTGCAATTAACGATTCACGAAGGGCGCAATCATCAAGTTAAAAAGATGTTCATGGCGGTTGGTCATCCGGTACAAAAATTGCACCGGAATAGCTACTCGTTTTTGTCGATTGACGACGTGCAGTCAGGAAAATGGCGCGCCTTAAAATTAAGCGAAGTTAAACGGTTAAAACGGCAGACGGATAAATGA
- the scpB gene encoding SMC-Scp complex subunit ScpB, producing MNKEQKVEGLLFVAGAEGITLANLAELTGFAKPAVTTILEELAEKYRQDPSSALSLIQTGGTYKLVTKPELAVLIKKYFARSNQAGLSAAALEILAIVAYRQPITRIEIDQIRGVHSGTTLQNLVLRNLVKVTGRLNEPGRPKTYGTTAEFLDYFGLQDLTELPALPEDSENAEGDPDDNEDLFLQEFESKMTTNKE from the coding sequence ATGAACAAGGAACAAAAAGTTGAAGGGCTACTTTTTGTGGCGGGTGCCGAAGGAATTACACTGGCCAACTTAGCAGAGTTAACTGGCTTCGCTAAGCCGGCGGTCACCACCATTTTGGAAGAGTTAGCTGAAAAGTATCGTCAAGACCCAAGTTCGGCATTAAGCTTGATTCAAACGGGAGGAACCTATAAATTAGTTACCAAGCCTGAGCTAGCGGTGCTGATTAAAAAATATTTTGCCCGGTCTAATCAAGCGGGGTTGTCAGCAGCAGCTTTGGAAATTCTAGCAATTGTGGCGTATCGGCAGCCCATTACCCGGATTGAAATTGATCAAATTCGGGGCGTTCACAGTGGAACCACCTTACAGAACCTAGTTTTAAGAAATTTAGTCAAGGTCACCGGGCGGTTGAACGAGCCAGGAAGACCGAAAACATACGGCACAACTGCAGAATTTTTGGACTATTTTGGGTTACAAGATCTTACGGAATTGCCGGCGTTGCCTGAAGACTCCGAGAATGCCGAAGGAGATCCAGATGATAATGAAGACCTATTTTTACAAGAGTTTGAATCAAAAATGACAACGAATAAGGAGTAA
- a CDS encoding segregation/condensation protein A, producing MKTKVYNLPDVKLADFEGPLDLLLHLIRQSQMSIYDIRISEITSQYLQYLHTQKTLKLNIAGEYLVMAAKLTEIKGKMLLPHEEDEELVDEDPRNDLVDQLIEYQIFKTASENLRGLEIERQRSFSRPEMEIDPAAVTRLAPGIELTDLQKALQKVLARQALLEPVSRTVQTEEVSIEEQMAFVQKMVHQQTVCRFEELFSARVNREVLVTTFMAILELAKKQQIKLSQDSADQSIIIKIGEVNEQGTKS from the coding sequence ATGAAAACTAAAGTGTATAATTTACCGGACGTGAAGTTAGCTGACTTTGAAGGACCGCTCGATTTATTATTACATTTGATTCGACAGTCGCAAATGAGTATTTACGACATTCGCATTTCAGAAATTACAAGTCAATATTTACAATATTTGCATACTCAGAAAACGTTAAAGCTAAACATTGCCGGAGAGTATCTAGTAATGGCAGCTAAGCTGACGGAGATTAAGGGTAAGATGTTGTTGCCTCATGAAGAAGATGAAGAGCTAGTTGACGAAGACCCCCGTAATGACTTGGTAGATCAGTTAATTGAATACCAGATTTTTAAAACGGCTTCTGAAAATTTGCGGGGATTAGAAATAGAACGGCAACGTTCGTTTTCGCGTCCAGAGATGGAAATTGATCCGGCGGCGGTCACCCGGTTAGCCCCGGGAATTGAACTTACCGACTTACAAAAGGCTTTACAAAAAGTGCTCGCTCGCCAAGCCTTACTAGAACCGGTTTCTCGGACAGTGCAAACGGAAGAAGTTTCAATTGAAGAACAAATGGCTTTTGTGCAAAAGATGGTTCACCAACAGACAGTTTGCCGTTTTGAAGAGCTGTTCAGTGCTCGGGTTAACCGCGAAGTTCTGGTGACCACCTTCATGGCAATTTTAGAGTTAGCAAAAAAACAACAAATCAAACTGTCCCAAGATTCCGCAGACCAGTCAATTATAATTAAGATAGGTGAGGTTAATGAACAAGGAACAAAAAGTTGA
- a CDS encoding riboflavin biosynthesis protein RibT, which translates to MLVKYTESKRQIAMGLLSTIDEFHSIDVVQQVLERYTKKNRQIYLERRNGTYIGLVLIVLEADCVVVERMAFIANEETVFNENEIFRSLLSIFPDRRLMGSLKTSAMVERFEMGQVDEN; encoded by the coding sequence ATGTTAGTTAAATACACAGAATCAAAAAGACAAATTGCAATGGGCTTACTCTCAACGATTGACGAGTTTCACTCAATCGATGTGGTACAGCAAGTTTTAGAGCGATATACCAAAAAGAACCGCCAGATTTACTTGGAACGCAGAAACGGCACATACATTGGACTAGTGTTGATTGTTTTGGAAGCCGATTGCGTAGTTGTGGAACGGATGGCCTTCATCGCAAATGAAGAAACGGTTTTTAACGAAAACGAAATCTTTCGATCATTGTTATCGATTTTTCCGGATCGACGGTTAATGGGATCGCTGAAGACAAGCGCAATGGTTGAACGTTTTGAAATGGGGCAAGTTGATGAAAACTAA
- the xerD gene encoding site-specific tyrosine recombinase XerD, giving the protein MDDLINDYLHALKVERGLSDNTIVSYRQELRHLQNFLQEQNISDIKDVDRYTILNYLNALKQTGRARSSSIHTISSLRKFFKYLLLNERIQTDPMTNIDPPKRAQHLPSVLTTEEVERLLKVPDTTKPLGIRDRAILEVMYATGLRVSELIALNLNELHLEMGLIETVGKGNKQRIIPIGDVAIDWLERYINGPRRALLGSKRYNEIFLNQHGHPLTRQGVWKNLKAQVQKAGIEKNITPHTLRHSFATHLLENGADLRIVQELLGHADISTTQIYTHITQQRLVDVYDKYHPRA; this is encoded by the coding sequence ATGGATGACTTAATTAACGATTATCTCCACGCTCTAAAAGTTGAGCGAGGACTTTCAGATAATACGATTGTGAGTTATCGTCAGGAATTACGTCATTTGCAAAACTTTTTGCAAGAACAAAATATTTCCGATATTAAAGATGTTGACCGTTATACCATATTAAACTACCTTAACGCTTTAAAGCAGACCGGTCGGGCTCGAAGTTCTTCAATTCACACGATTTCCAGTTTGCGAAAGTTTTTTAAGTATTTATTGCTTAACGAACGAATTCAAACGGACCCGATGACTAATATCGATCCGCCCAAGCGTGCGCAACACTTGCCATCAGTTTTAACCACTGAAGAGGTTGAACGTTTGCTTAAGGTTCCGGATACTACGAAACCTTTAGGAATTCGGGACCGGGCGATTTTAGAGGTCATGTACGCAACGGGATTACGAGTTAGCGAACTGATTGCCTTAAACCTCAACGAATTGCATTTAGAGATGGGGCTTATTGAAACGGTTGGTAAGGGAAATAAACAGCGGATCATTCCGATCGGCGACGTGGCGATTGATTGGCTAGAGCGTTACATTAATGGTCCACGAAGAGCGTTATTAGGATCAAAACGGTATAACGAAATTTTTCTTAACCAACACGGACACCCTTTAACCCGTCAAGGAGTTTGGAAAAACTTGAAGGCACAGGTTCAAAAAGCGGGGATCGAAAAAAATATTACTCCACATACGCTACGGCATTCTTTTGCAACGCATTTATTGGAAAATGGCGCGGATTTACGAATTGTGCAAGAACTACTTGGTCATGCAGATATTTCAACTACCCAAATTTATACGCACATTACTCAACAGCGGTTAGTGGATGTATACGACAAGTACCATCCGCGAGCCTGA